A window of the Mucilaginibacter sp. cycad4 genome harbors these coding sequences:
- a CDS encoding DNA/RNA non-specific endonuclease encodes MNDFYNGYQEAFLGVEIKLPEHGAYKEVIAPAEDSTDGVVKYVNYSLILSTLRRFPIFTASNIDGAQFQKAPRKDNWRTDSRVAKEHQWGPELYKAANSDFDKGHMTKREDVQWGPTIALASLAADSTFYYTNAVPQHADLNQKVWRSLEDYILHTETRGNNLRVAVFTGPVLHEKDPEFVTEINGQKLQIPVIFWKIVYFKKADGEFYRAGFMMSQNSLLLKDGIIKERMEFELRSEEDIFMDFEDADTYQVNVGTIESLTKLHFEPAIEPFTDNRKIKLILKEIDVHESFLESSNVQQELGFAIDNLLL; translated from the coding sequence ATGAATGATTTTTATAATGGTTACCAGGAAGCCTTTTTAGGTGTTGAGATAAAGCTTCCGGAGCATGGGGCATATAAAGAAGTTATCGCTCCCGCCGAAGATAGCACCGATGGCGTAGTTAAGTATGTTAATTATAGCCTTATACTGTCTACATTACGGCGCTTCCCAATTTTTACCGCTTCAAATATAGACGGGGCTCAATTTCAAAAAGCGCCACGTAAGGATAATTGGAGAACAGACAGCAGAGTAGCAAAAGAACATCAATGGGGCCCTGAACTTTACAAGGCTGCGAACAGCGATTTTGATAAAGGGCACATGACAAAAAGAGAAGACGTTCAATGGGGACCTACAATTGCATTGGCAAGCCTTGCAGCAGATTCTACATTTTATTATACCAATGCGGTTCCGCAACATGCCGATCTTAATCAAAAGGTATGGAGAAGCCTGGAGGATTATATTCTTCACACCGAAACCCGAGGAAACAATTTACGGGTTGCGGTTTTTACCGGCCCGGTTTTGCACGAAAAAGACCCGGAATTTGTAACCGAAATTAACGGGCAAAAGCTTCAGATCCCGGTGATTTTTTGGAAGATTGTTTATTTTAAAAAAGCTGACGGTGAATTTTACCGGGCTGGGTTTATGATGAGCCAAAATTCGCTATTGCTTAAAGATGGGATTATTAAAGAACGCATGGAGTTTGAACTGAGGAGTGAAGAAGATATTTTCATGGATTTTGAGGATGCAGATACCTACCAGGTGAACGTTGGAACCATTGAATCTTTGACAAAATTGCATTTTGAACCAGCGATAGAACCATTTACAGATAACAGGAAAATTAAATTGATCTTAAAAGAAATAGACGTACATGAATCGTTTCTTGAAAGTTCCAACGTTCAACAGGAGTTGGGGTTTGCAATTGACAATTTATTACTTTAA
- a CDS encoding (Fe-S)-binding protein produces the protein MIAQLIFIIILGVAIYFFGKNVSKIRRNILLGKDTDRNDRPALRWKVMAKIALGQTKMVKRPVAAVMHFFIYIGFIIINLEVLEIMIDGVFGSHRIFAHPLGGLYGFLIGGFEVLAVLVLTACIVFLCRRNVVHLKRFTGAEMTQWPKSDANYILITEILLMTAFLTMNAADYKLQLLHFGHYVTAGSFPVSSLLAPLLPGSASALVITERVCWWFHIVGILCFLNYLPYSKHFHILLAFPNTYYSNLNPKGKFTNMASVTNEVKAMLDPSFVPENTGEPARFGAKDVTDLTWKNLMEAYTCTECGRCTSVCPANITGKLLSPRKIMMDTRDRITEIGNNIDKHGKDFQDDKALLDNYITREELWACTSCNACVEACPVNINPLEIITEMRRYIVMEESQAPASLNNMFGNVENNGAPWKYSQADRFNWADE, from the coding sequence ATGATTGCTCAGCTTATATTTATTATCATCCTGGGGGTTGCCATTTACTTCTTCGGTAAAAATGTGTCTAAAATAAGGCGCAATATTTTGCTTGGTAAAGACACGGACCGTAACGATCGGCCGGCCTTGCGCTGGAAAGTGATGGCCAAAATTGCCCTGGGGCAAACCAAAATGGTTAAGCGCCCCGTAGCGGCGGTAATGCACTTTTTTATTTATATAGGTTTTATTATCATCAATCTTGAAGTGCTGGAGATCATGATTGATGGAGTTTTTGGTTCTCACCGCATCTTTGCGCACCCGCTTGGCGGTTTGTATGGTTTTTTAATAGGCGGTTTCGAGGTGCTTGCAGTACTGGTACTTACGGCATGTATCGTTTTCCTGTGCAGGCGCAATGTTGTGCACCTGAAACGGTTTACAGGTGCAGAAATGACCCAATGGCCAAAATCTGATGCTAATTACATCCTCATTACCGAGATATTGCTCATGACCGCTTTCCTGACTATGAATGCGGCCGATTATAAATTACAACTGCTGCATTTTGGCCACTATGTCACCGCCGGAAGCTTCCCGGTGAGTTCATTGCTGGCGCCGTTGCTGCCAGGTAGCGCTTCGGCATTGGTAATTACCGAGCGGGTTTGCTGGTGGTTCCATATTGTCGGGATCTTGTGTTTCTTAAATTACCTGCCATATTCAAAGCATTTTCATATCCTGCTGGCTTTCCCCAATACGTACTATTCAAACCTGAACCCTAAAGGTAAATTTACCAATATGGCATCGGTTACCAATGAGGTTAAGGCCATGCTTGATCCTTCTTTCGTGCCCGAAAACACCGGCGAGCCCGCCCGTTTTGGCGCAAAGGATGTAACAGACCTTACCTGGAAAAACCTGATGGAGGCTTATACCTGCACCGAATGCGGCAGGTGCACCTCGGTTTGCCCGGCCAACATTACCGGCAAATTGCTGTCGCCACGGAAAATTATGATGGATACCCGCGACCGTATTACCGAGATCGGCAATAACATTGATAAGCATGGTAAAGACTTCCAGGACGATAAAGCACTGCTTGATAATTACATTACCCGCGAAGAGCTTTGGGCCTGTACAAGTTGTAATGCCTGTGTGGAAGCTTGTCCGGTAAACATCAATCCGCTGGAGATCATAACCGAAATGCGCCGTTATATTGTGATGGAAGAGTCGCAGGCCCCGGCGAGTTTAAACAATATGTTTGGCAACGTAGAAAACAATGGTGCCCCATGGAAATATAGCCAGGCCGACAGGTTTAACTGGGCTGATGAATAA
- a CDS encoding (Fe-S)-binding protein has translation MSEIKIPTMAEMAAQGKEPEILFWVGCAGSFDERARKITRDICKILQHVGISYAVLGTEENCTGDPAKRAGNEFLFQMQAMMNIQVLDGYNIKKIVTGCPHCFNTIKNEYPGLGGNYEVIHHTQLIQGLINDGKLKAEGGESFKGKRITYHDPCYLGRGNDVYEAPRAALEILDTELVEMKRCKSNGLCCGAGGAQMFKEPEPGKKDINIERIADVIEAKAQVVAAACPFCMTMLTDGVKNQDKEQEIKVLDIAEITVRANGL, from the coding sequence ATGAGTGAAATAAAGATACCTACCATGGCCGAAATGGCTGCACAAGGGAAAGAACCTGAGATATTGTTTTGGGTTGGGTGTGCCGGCAGCTTTGATGAACGGGCCCGCAAAATTACGCGTGATATCTGTAAGATCTTGCAGCATGTGGGTATTAGCTATGCAGTTTTAGGTACTGAAGAAAACTGCACGGGCGATCCTGCCAAACGTGCAGGAAATGAATTCCTGTTCCAGATGCAGGCCATGATGAATATCCAGGTGCTGGACGGTTATAACATCAAAAAAATAGTTACCGGTTGCCCGCATTGTTTTAACACTATAAAAAATGAATATCCCGGTTTGGGTGGCAATTACGAAGTGATCCATCACACGCAGTTAATTCAGGGCCTGATAAACGATGGGAAGCTTAAAGCTGAAGGCGGGGAAAGCTTTAAAGGTAAAAGGATCACCTATCATGACCCGTGTTATTTAGGCCGGGGAAATGATGTTTACGAAGCTCCGCGTGCCGCACTTGAAATATTAGATACCGAACTGGTTGAAATGAAACGCTGCAAATCAAACGGCTTGTGCTGCGGTGCAGGCGGCGCGCAAATGTTTAAAGAACCAGAGCCAGGCAAAAAAGATATCAATATAGAGCGTATTGCCGATGTTATTGAAGCCAAAGCACAGGTGGTAGCTGCTGCTTGTCCGTTTTGTATGACCATGCTTACCGATGGCGTAAAAAATCAGGATAAAGAACAGGAGATCAAAGTGCTGGATATTGCCGAGATAACGGTAAGGGCTAACGGTTTATAA
- a CDS encoding ABC transporter ATPase, with product MKFSPQSRVWIYQSNRKLTDLEVQQIQPELDRFATNWTAHNNQLKAKGEVRYNRFFILIVDESQAGASGCSIDKSVHFMQQVQQHLGINLFDRFNLAYRDGEEVLSLPRHDFEAKLKEGSINKETVVYNNLVQNLTELETKWEVPFKDSWHIQLFRDIVTA from the coding sequence ATGAAATTTTCTCCACAGTCAAGAGTTTGGATCTATCAGTCGAACAGGAAATTAACCGACCTGGAAGTACAGCAGATACAGCCCGAACTGGACAGGTTTGCCACCAACTGGACAGCTCACAATAACCAGTTGAAAGCCAAAGGCGAGGTACGGTATAACCGTTTTTTTATTTTGATAGTTGACGAAAGCCAGGCCGGCGCCAGCGGGTGCTCTATCGATAAATCGGTTCACTTTATGCAGCAGGTGCAGCAGCATTTGGGCATCAACCTTTTCGACAGGTTTAATTTGGCTTACCGCGATGGGGAAGAGGTGCTTTCGTTACCCCGTCATGATTTTGAGGCCAAACTAAAAGAGGGCAGTATCAATAAGGAAACTGTTGTTTACAATAACCTGGTGCAAAATTTAACCGAGCTCGAAACCAAATGGGAAGTGCCGTTTAAGGACAGCTGGCATATCCAGTTGTTCCGTGATATTGTAACAGCATAA
- a CDS encoding SPW repeat protein, which produces MKGFISTKTYGFLNYVVALLMISTLWTFGGTLHVGGAALFLPLIIGWLQLIMAIFAKNEMGFIKQFPMVMHNAGDVLMGSFLFCSPWVYAFSDKMVLPQLIFGAYLLIVGCFTKGSPFINPQVEEDHGVSYNA; this is translated from the coding sequence ATGAAAGGCTTCATCTCAACCAAAACTTACGGATTTTTAAATTACGTTGTAGCCCTGTTAATGATTTCAACCTTATGGACTTTCGGTGGTACCCTGCATGTTGGCGGTGCTGCTTTGTTTCTTCCTTTGATAATTGGTTGGTTGCAATTGATCATGGCTATCTTTGCTAAAAACGAAATGGGTTTCATTAAACAATTCCCGATGGTTATGCACAATGCTGGTGACGTACTTATGGGGTCGTTTTTATTTTGCTCACCATGGGTTTATGCCTTTTCTGATAAAATGGTATTGCCTCAATTGATTTTTGGTGCATACCTTTTAATTGTAGGTTGCTTTACCAAAGGTTCTCCATTTATTAATCCACAGGTAGAAGAAGATCATGGCGTAAGCTATAATGCTTAA
- a CDS encoding PAS domain S-box protein yields MRTPLTSQLLGDLIEKGYEYVLVKINLNQQEDEAVDITLVPIKEKPELNKLPAGFETFYRITREPMQLACGVDNTSIFIEYQTFDDTITGQDIFNDTYFRMSEDFFRQVLDSLEDYAVITTDKNGDINSWNTGAQKVLGYAGQEVLGLSARIFFTPEDIAEGKPEAELKKALSLGRAIDERYHVRKDGTRFWGSGLVFPLFDEQHNHRGFTKIMRNQREEQRSKELGI; encoded by the coding sequence ATGCGCACTCCGTTAACCTCACAACTACTTGGCGATCTGATTGAAAAAGGCTACGAATATGTACTGGTTAAGATCAACCTTAATCAACAGGAAGATGAGGCTGTTGATATAACGCTTGTACCCATAAAAGAAAAGCCGGAGCTAAATAAGCTACCGGCAGGCTTTGAAACTTTTTACCGCATAACCCGCGAGCCTATGCAGCTTGCCTGCGGAGTTGATAATACGAGCATCTTTATCGAATATCAAACCTTTGATGATACCATAACCGGTCAGGATATTTTTAACGACACTTATTTTAGGATGAGCGAAGACTTTTTCAGGCAGGTGCTGGACAGCCTGGAAGATTACGCGGTGATCACCACTGATAAAAACGGCGATATCAACAGCTGGAACACCGGCGCCCAAAAGGTGCTTGGCTATGCCGGGCAGGAAGTTTTAGGCCTTAGCGCCCGGATCTTTTTCACCCCCGAAGATATAGCTGAAGGTAAACCCGAAGCCGAATTAAAAAAGGCCCTGAGCCTGGGCCGCGCCATTGACGAACGTTACCATGTACGCAAGGATGGCACACGTTTCTGGGGCAGCGGGTTGGTTTTCCCGCTGTTTGATGAGCAGCACAATCACCGTGGTTTTACCAAAATCATGCGTAACCAGCGGGAAGAACAACGCTCAAAAGAGCTTGGCATATAA
- a CDS encoding BamA/TamA family outer membrane protein, with product MAPAVYRLTLTLFVLLSTCKLFAQTLADPVDSLQTQIDANGILASIFSGKSSKPATTTGQSRNRTYWSVLPSAAYNPSVGFAAGVISSGGKYFGDPSSTTLSVINAGFYLSTGGLSTFEFKQNAFSAENKWNLQGTVQIGKTVAMDNGLGTGRRSFGEGNFFMNNTHFENNPDAFPIRYVYIKANERIYRKLAHHIYVGAGLSFNYYSHIDDDRKEIPITQTHNYRYSIRNGFPVSSYQANGLLFNFQFNNRDQPNRPFRGIYADIVLRSNQTWLGSNRNAMQVKLEFRKYWSLSSTNPECVFAVWHWSNYLLSGALPYLELPGTGSDAYGRIGRAFIIGRFKGLSFVYNEAEYRFPLTANKLLSAVTFVNVETANNQQRVKLFRYWEPGAGLGLRLLFNKYTRSNLCIDYGKGTYGSSGFFLGLNEVF from the coding sequence TTGGCTCCCGCTGTTTACCGGCTTACCTTAACCTTGTTTGTACTTTTAAGTACCTGCAAGCTGTTTGCCCAAACCCTGGCCGATCCGGTTGATTCTTTACAAACACAAATAGACGCCAATGGGATCTTAGCCTCTATATTCAGCGGTAAAAGCAGTAAACCCGCCACAACTACCGGGCAGTCACGCAATCGCACTTATTGGTCGGTATTGCCATCGGCCGCTTATAACCCAAGCGTAGGGTTCGCTGCCGGAGTGATCTCGTCAGGAGGAAAATATTTTGGCGACCCTTCATCTACAACCCTTTCGGTAATTAATGCGGGCTTTTATTTATCTACAGGCGGGCTCTCCACTTTTGAGTTTAAGCAAAACGCTTTTTCGGCCGAAAATAAGTGGAACCTCCAGGGCACTGTACAAATAGGTAAAACTGTTGCTATGGATAACGGCCTCGGCACCGGCAGGCGCAGCTTTGGCGAAGGCAACTTTTTCATGAACAATACCCATTTTGAAAATAACCCTGATGCTTTCCCTATCCGTTATGTATATATCAAGGCCAATGAGCGCATCTACCGTAAACTGGCACATCATATATATGTAGGCGCCGGTCTAAGCTTTAATTATTACAGCCATATCGACGACGACCGTAAAGAGATCCCTATAACCCAAACACACAATTACCGTTATAGCATCCGCAACGGTTTTCCCGTCAGCTCGTACCAGGCCAACGGCTTACTTTTTAATTTTCAATTTAATAACCGCGATCAGCCTAACCGTCCTTTTCGGGGCATTTATGCAGATATAGTTTTGCGGAGCAACCAAACATGGCTGGGCAGCAACCGCAATGCCATGCAGGTAAAACTCGAATTCAGAAAATACTGGAGCTTATCATCAACTAACCCCGAGTGCGTATTTGCCGTTTGGCACTGGTCAAACTACCTGCTAAGCGGTGCACTCCCCTATCTTGAACTGCCCGGTACCGGCAGTGATGCTTACGGGCGTATAGGCAGGGCATTTATAATCGGGCGATTTAAGGGCTTATCATTTGTATATAATGAAGCTGAGTACAGGTTTCCCTTAACTGCTAACAAACTATTAAGCGCTGTTACTTTTGTAAATGTTGAAACCGCCAACAACCAGCAAAGGGTAAAGCTGTTCAGGTATTGGGAGCCCGGAGCGGGCCTTGGCTTACGGTTGTTGTTTAATAAATACACCCGGTCAAACCTTTGTATTGATTATGGTAAAGGCACATACGGTTCAAGTGGTTTCTTTTTAGGACTTAACGAGGTTTTTTAA
- the rplM gene encoding 50S ribosomal protein L13, whose product MNTLSYKTVSANKKTVNKQWVVVDAEGEILGRLSTKIAMIIRGKTKPDFTPNVDCGDNVIVINADKVKLTGNKLSDKTYVRYTGYPGGQRFISPKELLAKHPTRIIEKAVRGMLPKNRLGKALFGNLHVYAGAEHPHAAQNPTAI is encoded by the coding sequence GTGAATACGTTAAGTTACAAAACTGTCTCAGCCAACAAAAAAACCGTTAACAAACAATGGGTTGTTGTTGACGCCGAAGGCGAGATTTTGGGGCGCTTGTCTACGAAGATCGCAATGATCATTCGTGGTAAAACCAAGCCTGATTTCACCCCAAACGTAGACTGTGGTGATAATGTGATCGTTATCAACGCAGACAAGGTAAAACTGACCGGTAACAAACTGAGTGACAAAACTTATGTTAGGTACACTGGATATCCAGGTGGTCAGCGTTTTATTTCTCCTAAGGAGTTATTGGCGAAACATCCAACCCGCATCATCGAGAAAGCGGTACGTGGTATGTTACCTAAAAATCGTTTGGGTAAAGCATTATTCGGCAATTTGCATGTATATGCAGGTGCTGAGCATCCTCATGCAGCGCAAAACCCAACAGCCATTTAA
- the rpsI gene encoding 30S ribosomal protein S9: protein MPTTNTSGRRKTAVARIYLTEGNGAIIVNGKDYKEYFPTLPLQYIVTQSTEVSGSTGKFDVKANVAGGGVKGQAEAVRLAIAKAIVELDAEKKPALRAKGLMTRDDRMVERKKPGRRKARKRFQFSKR from the coding sequence ATGCCAACAACTAACACTTCAGGCAGAAGAAAAACAGCCGTTGCCCGCATCTACCTTACAGAAGGAAATGGTGCGATCATCGTTAACGGTAAAGATTACAAAGAGTATTTCCCTACTTTGCCATTGCAATACATCGTTACTCAGAGCACTGAGGTTTCTGGTAGCACCGGAAAATTTGATGTTAAAGCAAACGTTGCAGGTGGTGGTGTAAAAGGACAGGCAGAAGCCGTTCGTTTAGCTATCGCTAAAGCTATTGTTGAACTTGATGCTGAAAAGAAACCAGCATTACGTGCTAAAGGCTTAATGACCCGCGATGACCGTATGGTTGAGCGTAAGAAACCAGGTCGCAGGAAAGCACGTAAGAGATTCCAATTCAGTAAACGTTAA
- the rpsB gene encoding 30S ribosomal protein S2, producing MARTTYQDLLDAGVHFGHLTRKWDPKMSQYIFMERNGIHIIDLNKTLTKVEEAAAAIKQIVKSGRKVLFVATKKQAKDIVADYAKSVNMPYITERWLGGMLTNFATVRKSIKKMSNIDKLTKDGTYSNLSKKERLMIQRERIKLETLLGGISDLNRLPAALFLIDVKKEHIAVSEALKLNIPTFAMVDTNSDPSNIDFPIPANDDATKSISLITSIIIKAIEEGLDERKREKEDEAEKEAVAAKAKADAPEVNEGGKRTRKVAEVAAEGEAEAPAAETEE from the coding sequence ATGGCAAGAACAACTTATCAGGATTTACTGGACGCTGGTGTACACTTTGGTCACCTTACCCGCAAATGGGATCCGAAAATGTCACAGTACATTTTCATGGAGCGTAACGGTATCCACATTATCGATTTAAATAAAACCTTAACTAAGGTTGAAGAAGCTGCTGCAGCTATAAAACAAATTGTAAAATCAGGCCGTAAGGTATTATTCGTAGCTACAAAGAAACAAGCGAAAGATATCGTTGCTGATTATGCAAAAAGCGTAAACATGCCATACATCACCGAGCGTTGGTTAGGTGGTATGTTAACTAACTTTGCAACTGTACGTAAGTCGATCAAAAAGATGTCAAACATCGATAAATTGACTAAAGACGGTACTTACAGCAACCTTTCTAAAAAAGAGCGTCTGATGATCCAGCGTGAGCGTATCAAATTAGAAACCCTTTTAGGTGGTATCTCTGATCTGAACCGTTTACCGGCTGCATTATTCCTGATCGACGTTAAGAAAGAGCACATTGCGGTTTCAGAAGCATTGAAGTTGAACATCCCTACATTTGCTATGGTTGATACCAACTCTGATCCTTCAAACATCGACTTCCCGATCCCTGCCAATGACGACGCTACAAAATCAATTTCATTGATCACCAGCATCATCATCAAAGCTATCGAAGAAGGTTTAGATGAGCGCAAACGCGAGAAAGAAGACGAAGCTGAAAAAGAAGCAGTAGCTGCAAAAGCTAAAGCTGATGCTCCTGAAGTTAACGAAGGCGGTAAAAGAACCCGTAAAGTTGCTGAAGTAGCTGCTGAAGGCGAAGCTGAAGCTCCGGCTGCTGAAACAGAAGAATAA